In bacterium, the sequence CGATCGGTATTGGCCATGCTCAATCTAAAAATACTCTTTTAGTCTTACAAGACATCGATTCTTGGTTAAAAAAAGAAGAAGTAGAGTTAGTCTCGGTTTCTAAAATTGTAAAGTAAGAATTTAAGAATGGTTGTTGGTGATGTTAGGATTTGGTAAAAAAACAGCGATTGGGTTAGACATTAGTTCTGACTCGGTAAAGTTAGTAGAATTAATGAAGAAAGGGAATAAGATTGTCCTTTTAAATATTGGCATGGCAAAGATTCCAAAACCAGAAACTCTTTCAGAAAGTAAGACTTTAAAATTTGACCAAGAAAATACTATCCCTATCATTTCTAATCTTCTCAAGAGATGTAAAAGCAGATATGTTGTAACTTCTGTCCCTTGTGGAGAATTTGTGGTCATTAAACACCTCAAATTACCAGTAGCTACAGAAAAAGAATTAAGAGAAAGTATAAAATTTGAAGCAGATGAACATATTCCTTTTTCTGCTGAAGAAGTAGAGATTGATTTTGAAATTATTGGTGAAGTTTACGAAAATAAAGAGACCCTGATGGAAGTCTTGTTAGTGGCAGTGAAAAAAGATATTGTTAATCAGTATCAAGAAATAATAAAGAAGGTTGGTTTTAAGACCGATATAATAAGCGTGGATACTTTTTCTTTAAGAGATACCTGGGATTTTCAAAAAGGTGTTAATGATAATGAAGTTGTAGCTTTAATTGACATCGGGGCAAAGACTACCAGCATCAATGTTGTGGAAAAAAGTAAATCGCATTTTAATCGAGTCATTCACTTGGGAGGTAATGACTTTACTGAAGCTTTAGCCAGAACTCTTCGATTAAGTCTTGAGGAAGCAGAAGACTTGAAGATTTCTAAGGGTAAGGTTCCTTCTCCTTTTGAGGACGTTGAGGTAGCGGCCATGAATATTTCTGTAATTACCGAAGATGAATCTATGCTCTTATTTAGTGCTATTAACTCTGTAGTTAATAGACTGATGAATGAAATTATGCGGTCTTTTTCTTATTACTATACGCAGTTAAAAAAAGAGGGAATAGAAAGAATAATTTTAGGTGGTGGAGGGGCAAAACTTCTTAATATTGATGATTACTTAGCTAATGGGTTAGGAATGCCAGTTGATAAGATTAGTTTTTTTGATAAATTAGAGATTGACTTTGACCAGATCAAGAAAGATGAGGTTTATCTCCAAGATCCAATTTATGCAGTTAGTTTTGGTTTAGCACTAAGAGGGCTAAACTTATGACTAAGATTAATTTATTAATTAATAAGTTAATCGAAATAAGAAGAAAGAGAAGAATTGTTATCTTTGTAGCAACCACAGCCGTAGTCATCTTATCTTTTATGTTAGGCATCTTTTTAGAAAAATGGTGGCAATATCAAGGTTTAAGACAAGAATTAACTTCATTAGAAGGACAATTCTTAGAAATAGAAGAAGTAGTTGTTCAAGTAGAGACATTGAAGAAGGAAAAAGAATTAATGAAGAAGAGAATTGATATTATTAAAGCTCTCCTGAAGACTCAAATGCTTTGGACTCGTATATTAGAAGAGGTTAATCAATCTATTCCGGCGGGTTTATGGCTTAGAAATTTTGGATTTCAAGAAGAAGGTAAGGTGGAATTAAAAGGAAGTTCGTTAGGAAATTATCCCATTGTTAATCTAATGATCAACTTAAAAAAATTTCCTCTTTTCAAGGAAGTAAGTCTAAAGAGTATTGAAAAAACCTCAAAGGGTAAAGAAAGAATTCAAAATTTTCATCTGGAGTTTAAAGTAGGAGGGTAAAAATATTTATGGCCAGAAGTAAGAAAGCTAATCTATGGCTAATCATCCTTAACCTTATTATTATTTTTATCTCTTCTTGCGGCAGGGTTGATTACTACGAAGCGCCCGTATATCTAAATATTATTAGCACCGGGAGTTTAGACCCGCAAGGTGGTGAGACTAAAGGAGCAGATATCGCTCGGTGGTACAAACCAGGGGCTACGGCTGTTTATTATCCTATGAAAGCTAACTTTACTATAGAAGCGATTAGCGCTTATGAGCCAGCTATAGACTCTATGAAGCCAAAAGGAGTAACCTTAAACAAGATTATTATGAAGTATTACCCTCAAAGTAATGCCGAGCTTGGAAATCCTGCCTTTGTTATTACTAAGTGGGTAAGTTACTTTATTCCAGTAACTAAAGAAGCTAACGGCGGAACGACGGCTTCTTCTCAAATTAAGATGCAACAAGAAGAAGGAGCGGGAGAAGAAAAAGGAGTTTCTTTTGCTTTAGAGGTAGGAGATGAAGGGACCGAGAGATTATTTACTTCTGGCATAGGTGGAGTACCTCGAGATGGTCAATATTACTGGATCTTAAAGTGTGAATTAGAAGGGATAGACGAAAGAGGTAATCAAGTAAGAGCCGAAAAATATTTATATTTAAATTGTAATGCTCGTATATTTGAAGAAGAAGAATAAAGATGTTTAATCTAACTAAAGAACAACAATATATTGTCGTTACCATTACGATGATGGTTATGTTGGGAGCTATATTTTATAGCTACCTTTATTCTCCTTTATCTTCTAAGACAGAAATCTTAAAAGAAGATCTTTGGGCAAAGAGAGAAGTATTAGGAAAAAACAAACTTATTGCTAATAAGATGAATATCTTAAAAGCAGAACATAAAAAACTAAGAGATGAGTTATTTTACATTGAAGAAAGATTACCCAAAGAAAAAGAGATGGCCAGCTTATTAAAACAAGTGAGTGAGATAGGTCTAATGTCGGGAGTAGAATTTACTATTTTTAAACCCTTAGAGATTAAGAAAGAAGTTTATTATGAAATAATGCCTATTGAAGTAAACATGGAAGGAACTTATCATAATTTAGGAAATTTTTTAAGTAAGATAGGGAATTTACCTCGGATTATTACTCCTCATATCAAGGAAATTACTGCTTTTACCGAAACTATTAAAGAAGAGACCCCATCAGGAAAGACTTCTTCTTCACCAGCTTCTCAGGAATCCGCAGTCAAGGCAGCTTTAGAAGGAAATTCTAGCGAAGAAGAGATGGCTACTACCTCTAAAAGAGAAAGGAAATCCCCTTATACCCTAACTTCAAAATTAATAATGGAGGCCTATATCTTTAAAGAAGAACCTAAAGAAGAGAAGAAAGAAACATCTTCCTTAATTTCCAAAGGGTCCCCTAAGGAGGGGGAAGAATATTTTTAGACGATGAAGAAGATTAATACTTTATTCTTGATGATCTTAGTCTTAGGATTTCTTGGTTGTAGCCCTCAAAAAGAGATGGCTGATCTCGAAGAGAAAGAAGAAGTTTCTCTTCTGCCCCAGACAAAAGAATTACTTTTGCCAGCTACGGAGATAAAGGGGATAAAACCTAACGTGAATACTTATCAATCTTATCAAAAGAGAGATCCATTTGTTCCTTTAATTGAAGAACTTGGTCTTGAGTATGGTAAAAAAGAAGAAAAAACAGAGGCCACCAAGGCAGGAAAAATGCCCATTGATATAAAAAGTATTTCTCTGATCGGTATTATTACCGATAAAAAAGAGAGTTTGGCCTTACTTTATGACAGCAAAAAAAATGGTTATATCTTAAAACGGGGCGAACTTTATGACGATCACAATAATAAAATAGCCGGAATTAGTGGGGCAATAAGACAAGATCATGTGATTATTAGTCATCAGCAAAAGGACTACAAGGTAACTTTAACCAAGGGCGAAGTTAAGAAAGAAGAAGATAAATCCCAAAAAACGGGAGGTGAATAATTCCTTGAAACACAAATACTTAAATTATACTACATTTTTAATGCTTTTAATTTCTTTGCTTTTGCTAATAGGAGTGAGAATAAACGCCGAGATAAAGAGGGAAAAAGAAAAAAGCACTCAAACACCTCAAATTCCCATGGTGGAATATAGCTTAAATAATATAAAAGTAGTCGAGGATAAAGAGACGATTAAGATAGTTTTAGAAAATTCTCACCTTCCTCAATATATTACCTTTCTTCTTTCTAATCCTCCTCGTTTGGTGATTAATATAATTAATGCTAATTATCAATGTCCGGAGAGAAATATCTTAGTAAATAAAGACCAGATTATTTGTGTTCGTTCTTCTCAATTTCAACTAACACCAGTTAAGATTTCAAGAGTGGTTATTGATTTAGGGAAAAGATTAAAGCATCATCTTTCGAGCAGAGACAATAATATCATTGTCTCTTTTAAGAAAGGGGAGTTAGAAGATCTTTGTGAAATAAGTTCGGTGGAACTTAAAGAAGAGAAAAGTTGGATTTCTTTAAATATACCTGCTTTTAAGGGGATAAAATATGATATTCATAAGTTATCTAATCCAGATAAGATTGTCGTGGATTTAAAAAAAGCTATCTTAAATTTAAAACAACAAGAGATTAAGGTTAATCAGGCAGGTGTTGATAAAATTCGCCTTTCTCAATATCAAGATCAACCAGAAGAAATTGTCCGGGTGGTATTTGATTTAACAAAAGAAGTTTCGTCTAAAGTTATAGAAAGAGATGGTCAGCTTCAAATTTTAGTAGGAGATGTAGAAGAAACTAAGAAAGACCAAGAGAAGTTTGCAAAAGAAATGGTAACAACCAAACAAGAGACAATTTCTTTATCAAAAGAAATGGTGAGAAATAAAGTTTCTCTATTGGAAAGAGCTGAAAAAGATAAAGAAAAACTAATAGCAGAAAAAGCAGAAAAAAAGGTATTACCTCAAGAAATAACTGAGGTAGAAAAACCAAAAGAAGTAAAAGTTAAAGAAATACCCGAAGTTGACAAGAAAGAAGAATTAACTAATTTTAAAAAACCAACCAGTGAAGTAGTAAGCAAAAAAGAAGAAACAACTTCTCCTGATTTAATCTCTTTAGATTTTAGGAATGCTGATATTATTGATGTGCTAAGAGTTATCTCCCATAAAACAGAAATTAATATTGTGGCTAGTAAGAATGTTAAAGGCACGGTGACTATTAAGTTAGATAATGTTACTTGGAGAAATGCCTTGTCAGTTCTTTTGCAAGCCTATGATTATAACTATGTAGAAGAAGGTGAAGTCATTAGAGTAGATACCAAAGAAAAACTTATGAAAGAAGCCTTAATGACTAAAGTATTTACCCTTAAATATGCTGAGTCAACTAAATTAGCTGCTTCTTTAAAAGATATGCTAACCATAGGAGTGGGGAATATAAGTGTTGATACTCGATCCAATGCGATTATTATTACTGATAACTTTAAAGTAATTAATTTTTTAGATAGTGTCATTAAGGAACTTGACACCAAGACTTCTCAAGTAATTATCGAAGCTAAAATTATAGAAGTTACTCTTTCTAATGAAGAAAGATTAGGCATTAATTGGGATGTTAAACCTTTAGGAGTCAAAGAAGATGTTTCCGGTGAGGTGGGAGTAAGTCTCTCGGCAACTGTTCCTTATAAAGAATCAAGAGGTTATCTTAATTTAGGGACTATCCAGAAAGGATTTAATATCAATGCTCAAATTTCAGCCATGATGGAAGAAGGAAAATTAGATATCTTATCTAATCCTCGGATTGTAGCTTTAAATGGCCAAGAAGCTAAAATTATCGTAGGAGAGGAAGTTCCTTATAAAACTACCACCGTGGGCACAGGGGGTACTTCTACGGAACAAGTTTCTTTTAAAGAAGTAGGTATCAAGTTAATAGTTACTCCAACCATTAATACTAATAATTATATTACTTTAAAGATTCACCCTGAGGTTTCGGATGTCAAAGAGTGGAAATATGAGATGCCTATTATTTCTAAAAGAGAGAGTGATTCTTTAATCTTAGTTAAGGATAAAGAGACTATTGTCATCGGAGGGTTAATAAAAGATAAAAAGATTATTACTGATTACGGTGTCCCTTATTTAAGAAGAATCCCTCTTCTCGGTCGACTCTTTAAAAGTAAGTTTACAGAAACAAAGAAGACAGAATTATTGATATTCATTACACCTACGATAATAGCTGATAAATGATAGTAAAAAATCTCTTTCCTGAGTACATTCAAAATAAATTTATTTAAATTATTACGCCTACGATAATAGCTGATAAATGATAGTAGAAAATTCCTCTCCTGAGTTTATTCAAATTATAAGATTATTTAAGCAACATCTAGAAGATATTATGGCTTCCCAGGGAGATATCTTAATAAATAGCAAGATGACCTGCGAAGAGGAGAATTTGGATGAAACAAGAAGAGGAATTGCCGGTTGTGCTAAATGTGAGCTATTTCAGCACCGAACCAATATTGTTTTTGGAAAAGGCAATGAAAAAGCAAAGCTTTTAATCATTGGGGAAGCACCTGGACATGAGGAAGATATTCAAGGGGAACCTTTTGTAGGCAGAGCAGGGCAGCTTTTAACTCGGATGTTAAAAGCTATTAATATTGAAAGAGCTGAAGTTTATATCACTAATATCGTTAAATGTCGGCCTCCTAATAATCGCAATCCACTGCCTGAAGAAATTAAAAACTGTAAACCATATTTACATAAACAGTTAGAGATTATTAATCCCAAGATTATCTTAACTTTGGGTAATTTTGCTGCTCAGGCTTTACTTAATACCACTACTGGGATAAGTAAATTACGAGGTAAGTTTTATCTTTACGGCCAGATAAAACTACTTTCTATCTTTCATCCGGCCGCTATCTTAAGAAATCCTAATTTAAAAAAAGCTACCTGGGAAGATCTTAAACTCTTAAGAGATGAGTATGACCAAACTTAATCTTTTTTCTACCACTAACCCATATTTAAATTCATTCTAAGACTATTGCCTAAATCTCCATAT encodes:
- a CDS encoding PilN domain-containing protein, with protein sequence MTKINLLINKLIEIRRKRRIVIFVATTAVVILSFMLGIFLEKWWQYQGLRQELTSLEGQFLEIEEVVVQVETLKKEKELMKKRIDIIKALLKTQMLWTRILEEVNQSIPAGLWLRNFGFQEEGKVELKGSSLGNYPIVNLMINLKKFPLFKEVSLKSIEKTSKGKERIQNFHLEFKVGG
- a CDS encoding uracil-DNA glycosylase, which encodes MIVENSSPEFIQIIRLFKQHLEDIMASQGDILINSKMTCEEENLDETRRGIAGCAKCELFQHRTNIVFGKGNEKAKLLIIGEAPGHEEDIQGEPFVGRAGQLLTRMLKAINIERAEVYITNIVKCRPPNNRNPLPEEIKNCKPYLHKQLEIINPKIILTLGNFAAQALLNTTTGISKLRGKFYLYGQIKLLSIFHPAAILRNPNLKKATWEDLKLLRDEYDQT
- a CDS encoding type 4a pilus biogenesis protein PilO, which produces MFNLTKEQQYIVVTITMMVMLGAIFYSYLYSPLSSKTEILKEDLWAKREVLGKNKLIANKMNILKAEHKKLRDELFYIEERLPKEKEMASLLKQVSEIGLMSGVEFTIFKPLEIKKEVYYEIMPIEVNMEGTYHNLGNFLSKIGNLPRIITPHIKEITAFTETIKEETPSGKTSSSPASQESAVKAALEGNSSEEEMATTSKRERKSPYTLTSKLIMEAYIFKEEPKEEKKETSSLISKGSPKEGEEYF
- a CDS encoding AMIN domain-containing protein, with product MKHKYLNYTTFLMLLISLLLLIGVRINAEIKREKEKSTQTPQIPMVEYSLNNIKVVEDKETIKIVLENSHLPQYITFLLSNPPRLVINIINANYQCPERNILVNKDQIICVRSSQFQLTPVKISRVVIDLGKRLKHHLSSRDNNIIVSFKKGELEDLCEISSVELKEEKSWISLNIPAFKGIKYDIHKLSNPDKIVVDLKKAILNLKQQEIKVNQAGVDKIRLSQYQDQPEEIVRVVFDLTKEVSSKVIERDGQLQILVGDVEETKKDQEKFAKEMVTTKQETISLSKEMVRNKVSLLERAEKDKEKLIAEKAEKKVLPQEITEVEKPKEVKVKEIPEVDKKEELTNFKKPTSEVVSKKEETTSPDLISLDFRNADIIDVLRVISHKTEINIVASKNVKGTVTIKLDNVTWRNALSVLLQAYDYNYVEEGEVIRVDTKEKLMKEALMTKVFTLKYAESTKLAASLKDMLTIGVGNISVDTRSNAIIITDNFKVINFLDSVIKELDTKTSQVIIEAKIIEVTLSNEERLGINWDVKPLGVKEDVSGEVGVSLSATVPYKESRGYLNLGTIQKGFNINAQISAMMEEGKLDILSNPRIVALNGQEAKIIVGEEVPYKTTTVGTGGTSTEQVSFKEVGIKLIVTPTINTNNYITLKIHPEVSDVKEWKYEMPIISKRESDSLILVKDKETIVIGGLIKDKKIITDYGVPYLRRIPLLGRLFKSKFTETKKTELLIFITPTIIADK
- the pilM gene encoding type IV pilus assembly protein PilM; this encodes MLGFGKKTAIGLDISSDSVKLVELMKKGNKIVLLNIGMAKIPKPETLSESKTLKFDQENTIPIISNLLKRCKSRYVVTSVPCGEFVVIKHLKLPVATEKELRESIKFEADEHIPFSAEEVEIDFEIIGEVYENKETLMEVLLVAVKKDIVNQYQEIIKKVGFKTDIISVDTFSLRDTWDFQKGVNDNEVVALIDIGAKTTSINVVEKSKSHFNRVIHLGGNDFTEALARTLRLSLEEAEDLKISKGKVPSPFEDVEVAAMNISVITEDESMLLFSAINSVVNRLMNEIMRSFSYYYTQLKKEGIERIILGGGGAKLLNIDDYLANGLGMPVDKISFFDKLEIDFDQIKKDEVYLQDPIYAVSFGLALRGLNL